A genomic stretch from Limnobacter thiooxidans includes:
- a CDS encoding WD40/YVTN/BNR-like repeat-containing protein: MNKPLLRVALLVVGLGIGLPGYAFKDPLELPAIQAPKAAKALSLNVASKGSQVLTVGERGIVLKRDFSAGNAAQGVKDNEGQVWTQAKVPVSVNLTGVEFVTDSLAFVVGHDGVVLKSTDAGASWVKVFDGIKANQQVVAAAKKKMDDMQSRYDAAKPADQEKMNEALEAAVFAFEDAEAGARFGPARPLLDVWFKDSKTGWVVGSYGQIFETTDGGANWLLIADRLDNPDFRHYNGLYGDETGLMLIAGEAGRVYMSTDFGVTWTRFDTGYNGHFYGTVVTRNEAGQPIVFAYGFGGNIYRLGAGAQAWWKLMSPSKESFVKGLHLGKTLLFVDQKGRLVSTDETGTVLKMVSAAEGKPVTGMALVGNALILSGQNGPRTLPLPR, from the coding sequence ATGAACAAGCCGCTGTTGCGCGTTGCCCTTTTGGTTGTAGGTCTGGGTATCGGACTGCCGGGTTACGCATTCAAAGATCCTTTGGAGTTGCCGGCGATCCAGGCACCCAAAGCCGCGAAGGCCTTGTCGCTGAACGTGGCGTCCAAAGGCAGCCAGGTGCTGACTGTGGGTGAACGGGGCATTGTCCTGAAGCGTGACTTTTCCGCAGGCAATGCGGCTCAAGGTGTAAAAGACAACGAGGGCCAGGTCTGGACCCAGGCCAAGGTCCCTGTGTCGGTCAATTTGACCGGCGTGGAGTTTGTGACTGATTCACTGGCATTCGTGGTGGGGCACGATGGTGTGGTATTGAAGTCCACGGATGCCGGCGCAAGTTGGGTCAAGGTATTTGATGGCATCAAGGCCAACCAGCAAGTGGTGGCGGCTGCCAAAAAGAAAATGGATGACATGCAAAGCCGCTACGATGCGGCAAAGCCTGCCGACCAGGAAAAGATGAACGAGGCCCTGGAGGCAGCTGTTTTTGCATTCGAAGATGCAGAAGCGGGCGCAAGGTTTGGTCCGGCACGCCCTTTGCTGGACGTGTGGTTCAAGGATTCCAAGACGGGATGGGTCGTGGGCAGTTACGGGCAGATTTTTGAGACCACCGATGGTGGGGCAAACTGGCTGCTGATTGCTGATCGTCTGGACAATCCGGATTTTCGCCATTACAACGGCTTGTATGGCGATGAGACCGGTTTGATGCTGATCGCCGGCGAGGCAGGGCGCGTGTACATGTCTACGGACTTTGGCGTGACCTGGACGCGCTTCGACACAGGCTACAACGGGCATTTCTATGGCACCGTGGTAACCCGGAACGAGGCAGGACAACCCATCGTGTTTGCCTACGGTTTTGGCGGCAACATTTATCGACTGGGGGCAGGTGCACAGGCTTGGTGGAAGTTGATGAGCCCAAGCAAGGAAAGCTTTGTGAAAGGCTTGCATCTTGGGAAAACCCTGCTGTTTGTTGACCAGAAGGGTCGATTGGTGAGCACTGATGAAACTGGCACCGTATTGAAAATGGTGAGCGCTGCGGAGGGCAAGCCCGTGACCGGCATGGCCCTCGTTGGCAACGCCTTGATATTGAGTGGTCAGAATGGCCCCCGAACCCTCCCGCTGCCACGCTAA
- a CDS encoding efflux RND transporter permease subunit, with protein sequence MSNQQEMGKVERFFESILFGHRKLVIAVFAVLSVFFAYHATQLRPDASFQKMVPVTHPFIANYLKYENELRPLGNVLRIAVHNKNGTIYDAEFLEKLRQITDEVFYIPGVDRGNLSSIWTPNVMWRQVTEEGLRMGPVIGQGFAGTPEQIEAVKANVERSGRIGSLVSNDQRSAIILAPLLEVDPDTGEKLSYGKLATQVEELVRDKYQSDSIDIHITGFAKLVGDLIDGSKDIAGFFAITFILTVILLFWYSRCWKSTAATIFCCSLAVIWHLGAVSLLGFGLDPYSILVPFLTFAIGVSHAIQNVRTMAAERFQGANKIDASKATFRLLFIPGSVALLADAVGFSTLLVIEIGVIRELAISASIGVAVIIFTKMFLLPVLMSYTDVTESGLRRVAKQEAGKHTVSHLLSRLTEKKVAYGVAAVAGVILVLGLFASADIKIGDLDPGAPELRPNSRYNQDVKFLVENYSTSSDVFVVMVETPVGECGAYPVASVVDRFQWEMENVEGVEGTMSLFTIMKNIIAGFNGGNPKWLAISRDRFISNGAHKNIPTTLYNSECSMTPVILFLSDHKAETLERVVAKVQVFAAENDSADAKFVLAAGNSGIEAATNIVVEQAQRVMLLLVYSIIGALVWWEFKSFRVMLAIMIPLFITEVLCRVIMVQLNLGIKVATLPVIALGVGIGVDYGIYIYNRLESFLAKGLNFKDAYFETLRSTGVAVALTAVTLALGVFTWAFSAIKFQADMGMLLAFMFLWNMVGAIVLIPALVRLFAFGAVKKRFGPSVEGPAR encoded by the coding sequence ATGAGTAATCAACAAGAAATGGGCAAGGTTGAGCGGTTTTTTGAATCAATCCTGTTTGGCCACAGAAAGCTGGTCATTGCCGTGTTTGCCGTGTTGTCGGTGTTTTTTGCCTACCACGCCACGCAGTTGCGGCCAGATGCATCGTTCCAGAAAATGGTGCCGGTGACACACCCCTTCATTGCCAATTATTTGAAATACGAGAATGAGCTGCGCCCTTTGGGCAACGTGTTGCGGATCGCCGTGCACAACAAGAACGGCACGATTTACGACGCGGAGTTTCTTGAGAAGTTGCGGCAGATCACCGATGAGGTGTTTTACATTCCAGGTGTGGACCGCGGCAACCTGAGTTCCATCTGGACGCCAAACGTGATGTGGCGGCAGGTGACCGAAGAAGGCCTACGCATGGGGCCGGTGATTGGCCAGGGTTTCGCTGGCACGCCCGAGCAAATTGAGGCGGTGAAGGCCAACGTCGAAAGGTCGGGCAGAATTGGCTCGCTGGTTTCCAATGACCAGCGTTCTGCAATCATTCTGGCCCCCTTGCTGGAAGTGGACCCCGACACTGGCGAGAAACTCAGCTACGGCAAGCTGGCCACGCAGGTGGAGGAGCTTGTTCGAGACAAGTATCAAAGTGACAGCATTGACATCCACATCACCGGCTTCGCAAAGCTGGTGGGCGACCTGATAGACGGTTCAAAAGACATCGCCGGATTTTTCGCGATCACCTTTATCCTGACGGTGATTTTGCTGTTCTGGTACTCCCGTTGCTGGAAGAGTACTGCAGCCACAATCTTTTGCTGTTCGCTTGCTGTGATATGGCACCTGGGGGCGGTCAGCCTGCTGGGTTTTGGTCTTGATCCTTATTCTATTCTGGTGCCGTTCCTGACCTTCGCGATCGGTGTAAGCCATGCGATTCAGAACGTGCGTACCATGGCAGCGGAGCGCTTCCAGGGAGCCAACAAGATTGATGCATCCAAGGCCACATTCCGGTTGCTGTTCATTCCGGGTTCGGTTGCCTTATTGGCCGATGCTGTAGGTTTTTCTACCCTGCTGGTGATTGAAATCGGGGTGATTCGCGAATTGGCAATCAGTGCCTCCATCGGTGTGGCGGTAATTATTTTCACCAAAATGTTTTTGTTACCAGTGTTGATGAGCTACACCGACGTGACTGAAAGTGGTTTGCGTCGGGTGGCCAAGCAAGAGGCGGGTAAACACACCGTGTCACATTTGCTTTCCCGGTTGACCGAAAAGAAAGTGGCGTATGGCGTGGCCGCTGTGGCTGGGGTCATTTTGGTCCTTGGCCTGTTCGCTTCAGCCGATATCAAGATCGGTGACCTTGATCCAGGTGCACCTGAACTGCGCCCGAATTCACGGTACAACCAGGATGTGAAGTTTCTGGTGGAAAACTATTCCACCAGCTCTGACGTATTCGTGGTGATGGTGGAAACACCTGTGGGTGAATGTGGTGCCTACCCGGTTGCGTCGGTAGTAGACCGTTTTCAGTGGGAAATGGAAAACGTGGAAGGTGTTGAAGGCACAATGTCGCTGTTCACCATCATGAAGAACATCATCGCGGGCTTTAACGGTGGCAATCCCAAGTGGCTGGCCATTTCCCGCGACCGCTTCATTTCCAACGGCGCACACAAGAACATTCCGACCACTTTGTACAACTCGGAATGTTCCATGACACCGGTGATTTTGTTCCTGTCCGACCACAAAGCGGAAACCTTGGAACGTGTGGTAGCCAAGGTACAGGTCTTTGCTGCTGAAAATGATTCTGCTGACGCCAAGTTTGTTCTGGCTGCCGGGAACAGCGGTATTGAAGCAGCAACCAATATTGTGGTGGAACAAGCCCAGCGCGTTATGCTGCTGCTGGTTTACAGCATTATTGGTGCATTGGTGTGGTGGGAATTCAAGAGTTTCCGCGTGATGTTGGCCATTATGATTCCCTTGTTCATCACCGAGGTGCTGTGCCGGGTCATCATGGTGCAGTTGAACCTGGGTATCAAGGTGGCGACCTTGCCAGTGATTGCGCTCGGTGTTGGCATTGGGGTGGACTATGGTATTTACATCTACAACCGCCTGGAAAGCTTCCTGGCCAAGGGTTTGAATTTCAAGGACGCTTACTTCGAAACTTTGCGCTCCACCGGTGTGGCGGTGGCATTGACGGCGGTAACCCTCGCCTTGGGTGTGTTTACCTGGGCGTTTTCAGCCATCAAGTTTCAGGCTGACATGGGCATGTTGTTGGCCTTCATGTTCTTGTGGAACATGGTGGGCGCCATCGTATTGATTCCGGCGTTGGTGCGTTTGTTCGCATTCGGTGCGGTCAAAAAGCGGTTCGGTCCTTCCGTCGAAGGCCCAGCCCGATAA
- a CDS encoding succinylglutamate desuccinylase/aspartoacylase domain-containing protein, producing MPHPLQFKSVTFTALKPGPRLIVLGAVHGNEVSGSKAILKVIQEFEAGERLLQNGQVTFVPITNPLAYNRKQRNGDRNLNRNLTPTDNPQDFEDHVANWLCPLLAAHDVLLDIHTFQKGDVPFALFGPKNNNTELESFKHENAERGLALRLGVSRFVDGWLDTYAKGVANRVAHLKATGQSGEGLNTDPRYGMGTTECMRSNGGYAVTLECGQHEDPNGPAIAYAAIENTLVHLGLIDGVAMPAVTEYQHLSLVEVNDKQHFDDTFSRPWSSFDSVKKGELIGVRKSGEEVRATRDGFIVFPNTLSQAGQEWFYLAIDNNSYLKSGV from the coding sequence ATGCCACATCCCTTACAGTTCAAGTCGGTGACGTTTACGGCCTTGAAGCCTGGCCCCAGGCTGATTGTGCTGGGCGCGGTCCACGGCAATGAAGTGTCGGGTAGCAAGGCCATTTTAAAAGTGATTCAGGAGTTTGAAGCCGGCGAAAGGCTGCTTCAAAACGGCCAAGTGACTTTTGTGCCAATCACCAACCCCTTGGCTTACAACAGAAAACAGCGCAACGGTGACCGGAACCTGAACAGGAACCTGACACCGACCGACAACCCTCAGGATTTCGAGGACCACGTTGCCAACTGGTTGTGTCCACTACTGGCTGCGCACGACGTGCTGCTGGACATTCACACCTTTCAAAAAGGCGATGTGCCTTTTGCCTTGTTCGGCCCCAAGAACAACAATACCGAGCTGGAATCGTTCAAGCATGAGAATGCCGAGCGAGGGCTGGCTTTGCGTTTGGGTGTTTCCCGATTTGTGGACGGATGGCTGGATACGTATGCGAAAGGTGTGGCCAACCGGGTGGCGCATTTGAAAGCCACCGGACAATCAGGCGAGGGCTTGAACACTGACCCACGCTACGGCATGGGCACCACCGAATGCATGCGTTCAAATGGCGGTTACGCCGTGACATTGGAATGTGGGCAGCACGAAGACCCAAATGGACCAGCCATTGCTTATGCGGCCATTGAGAATACCCTGGTTCACCTTGGCCTGATTGACGGCGTGGCGATGCCTGCGGTAACGGAATATCAACATTTAAGCTTGGTCGAAGTCAATGACAAGCAGCATTTCGATGACACGTTTTCCAGACCCTGGTCCAGTTTTGATTCAGTAAAAAAAGGTGAATTGATCGGGGTGCGTAAAAGTGGTGAGGAAGTGCGGGCCACTCGGGACGGTTTTATCGTGTTTCCAAACACCCTGTCGCAAGCAGGGCAAGAATGGTTCTATCTGGCGATTGACAATAATTCATATTTAAAATCCGGTGTATAG
- a CDS encoding chemotaxis protein, whose translation MNYNNRRTQTESSTEMIEILLFSLGGEETFGLNVFKIREVTEMSQVTQIPGQEGAMNGVISLRGQVLPVVSLGNAIGMSTDQPDTKMIISEFASRSVAFAVTDVDKIIRVPWSDVKPPQRYDAEQGAVFGVVMLADGNLVSLVDIESVCHRVLPEKEATAVSTGFELNQVGPVFFVDDSLVARRKIGEVLDTMGLQHSHAVNGVEAEQKLLAMASSAESSHVAIQQRVSLVLVDEEMPIMDGCTLTRKLKGDPRFKNIPIIMYSSLTSEENARRGIDAGVNIYVKKFDSASLSNAIGQLLTHA comes from the coding sequence ATGAACTACAACAATCGACGCACTCAAACTGAATCCTCCACCGAGATGATCGAAATTCTTCTCTTTTCGCTGGGTGGCGAGGAAACCTTTGGCCTGAATGTATTCAAGATACGCGAGGTGACCGAAATGAGTCAGGTCACCCAGATTCCAGGTCAAGAAGGTGCAATGAACGGCGTGATTTCCCTGCGTGGACAGGTGTTGCCCGTTGTGTCACTGGGCAATGCCATTGGCATGTCGACTGATCAACCCGATACCAAAATGATCATTTCCGAGTTTGCGTCAAGGTCTGTGGCTTTCGCCGTAACAGACGTCGACAAGATCATTCGCGTGCCCTGGTCGGATGTAAAACCTCCCCAGCGGTACGATGCAGAGCAGGGCGCAGTGTTTGGCGTAGTGATGCTGGCCGACGGCAATCTTGTTTCGCTGGTGGACATTGAAAGCGTGTGTCATCGGGTGTTACCGGAAAAAGAAGCTACAGCAGTCAGCACCGGATTTGAACTGAATCAGGTCGGCCCGGTGTTTTTCGTGGATGATTCCCTGGTAGCCAGACGGAAAATTGGCGAAGTACTGGACACCATGGGGCTACAACACAGCCACGCGGTCAACGGGGTTGAGGCTGAACAAAAGCTGTTGGCCATGGCCTCGTCGGCCGAGTCCAGTCACGTTGCCATTCAACAACGCGTTTCCCTGGTTTTGGTCGATGAGGAAATGCCAATCATGGATGGATGTACCCTGACGCGAAAACTCAAGGGCGATCCGCGCTTCAAGAACATCCCGATCATCATGTATTCCTCGCTGACTTCCGAGGAGAATGCGCGCCGCGGCATTGATGCGGGCGTCAATATTTACGTCAAGAAGTTTGATTCCGCGTCCTTGTCCAACGCGATTGGGCAGCTTCTGACACACGCCTGA
- a CDS encoding 2OG-Fe(II) oxygenase, with protein MMTNLASLSSDLFVLFDNIADDLRSSGFSVRPNALPNDLCLNLRQTLLSLDKSAFKQAGVGRDVRNQTNADLRRDEIVWIEPGEGPKNEWLEFSSRLQQHLNRKLMLGLFTFESHFAHYAPGAFYKTHLDAFRGQANRILSVVLYLNPDWADDEGGEMVLYQETEPNQKLFTVKPELGTLAVFLSEEFPHEVLPAKRDRYSIAGWYRVNTSTGNKVDPPA; from the coding sequence ATGATGACCAACTTGGCCTCGCTTTCCTCTGACCTGTTCGTGTTGTTCGATAACATCGCCGACGACTTGCGCTCAAGCGGTTTCAGTGTTCGCCCCAATGCCTTGCCCAATGACTTGTGCCTGAACTTGAGGCAGACGTTGTTGAGTCTGGACAAATCCGCTTTCAAGCAAGCAGGTGTTGGCCGTGACGTGCGCAATCAAACCAACGCTGATTTACGCCGGGACGAGATAGTCTGGATTGAACCCGGTGAGGGGCCAAAAAATGAATGGCTGGAGTTTAGCTCGCGTTTGCAACAGCACTTGAACCGTAAGCTAATGCTTGGTCTTTTTACGTTTGAGTCTCATTTTGCACATTACGCCCCCGGGGCTTTTTACAAAACCCACCTCGATGCGTTTCGGGGGCAGGCCAACCGCATACTGTCTGTGGTGCTGTACCTGAACCCGGATTGGGCAGACGATGAAGGCGGTGAAATGGTTTTGTACCAGGAAACAGAACCCAATCAAAAACTGTTCACCGTGAAGCCCGAGTTGGGCACACTGGCTGTGTTTCTGAGTGAAGAGTTTCCGCATGAAGTGCTGCCGGCCAAGCGCGACCGTTACAGTATTGCTGGTTGGTACCGGGTCAATACATCCACTGGTAACAAGGTGGATCCACCCGCCTGA
- a CDS encoding NrsF family protein, producing the protein MKTVDLINLLSSEAGPAPKVSMARRLVPAALLGGLIAAILVLAVLGLIPQTMFAEPGPWIKITYASALAFAAAWLVARLGKPGASGQQAFLAVLGVVGVMAMAGIISYLGTPEPERAAALMGHSWLVCPWAILSLSVPVMAGAFWAMRGLAPTNLTLAGAACGVFSGAVAALAYALACTEPAAPFIAIWYTLGIALAGALGALLGPKFLRW; encoded by the coding sequence ATGAAAACTGTGGATCTGATTAACCTGTTGAGCAGCGAGGCTGGACCTGCCCCGAAAGTCTCCATGGCGCGTCGGCTAGTTCCCGCAGCTTTGTTGGGTGGGTTGATCGCCGCCATTCTGGTGCTTGCAGTGCTGGGCCTCATTCCTCAAACCATGTTTGCCGAGCCCGGCCCCTGGATCAAAATAACCTATGCAAGTGCCTTGGCCTTTGCCGCAGCCTGGCTGGTGGCTCGCTTGGGCAAACCCGGAGCATCTGGTCAGCAGGCATTTCTGGCTGTTTTGGGTGTGGTCGGGGTGATGGCAATGGCTGGTATCATTTCCTATCTGGGCACACCAGAACCTGAGCGTGCCGCAGCACTAATGGGGCACTCCTGGCTGGTTTGCCCTTGGGCAATTTTGAGTTTGTCCGTGCCGGTGATGGCAGGAGCTTTTTGGGCGATGCGTGGCCTGGCGCCAACCAACCTCACACTGGCAGGCGCAGCATGCGGCGTATTCTCTGGAGCAGTGGCTGCTTTGGCCTATGCCCTGGCCTGCACTGAACCGGCCGCGCCCTTCATCGCGATCTGGTACACATTGGGAATCGCCCTGGCTGGCGCATTGGGCGCGCTTTTAGGCCCGAAGTTTCTGCGCTGGTAG
- a CDS encoding sigma-70 family RNA polymerase sigma factor, with translation MTPPNEFTPTAPYDDFERTLKPLWMRGQRGDSSAYREALATIAQRLRRFYGRRLQALPDEVEDLVQETLLALHLQRGTYDETLPVSSWVFAIARHKLVDLWRRRGRKESLNDSLDELTEDQHPFAPEELPSKRDLSVLLEQLPESQKQAILLTKIEGLSMVEASNRSGVSVAALKVQVHRGLKQLAALVREES, from the coding sequence ATGACCCCTCCCAACGAATTCACTCCAACGGCGCCTTACGACGACTTTGAGCGAACACTCAAACCCTTGTGGATGCGCGGCCAGCGTGGCGACTCATCAGCCTATCGGGAGGCATTGGCCACCATTGCGCAACGCTTGCGCCGGTTTTATGGCAGGCGACTGCAGGCACTGCCTGACGAGGTGGAAGACCTGGTTCAGGAAACACTGCTGGCCTTGCACCTGCAACGTGGCACTTACGATGAAACGCTGCCGGTGAGTAGTTGGGTGTTTGCGATTGCCCGTCACAAATTGGTGGATTTGTGGCGCCGACGAGGACGAAAAGAGAGTCTGAATGATTCGCTGGATGAACTGACCGAGGACCAACATCCTTTCGCTCCCGAAGAATTGCCCTCGAAGCGGGATTTGTCGGTGTTGCTTGAGCAATTGCCTGAATCGCAGAAACAGGCCATTTTATTGACCAAAATTGAAGGGCTGTCCATGGTCGAGGCATCGAATCGAAGCGGTGTTTCTGTAGCAGCGCTTAAGGTTCAAGTGCACCGTGGCCTGAAACAACTGGCCGCTTTGGTAAGGGAAGAATCATGA
- a CDS encoding S-(hydroxymethyl)glutathione dehydrogenase/class III alcohol dehydrogenase, which translates to MKTRAAVAWGPGLPLSIEEVDLMPPQKGEVLVKIVATGVCHTDAYTLSGDDPEGIFPAILGHEGAGIVLAIGEGVTSLAVGDHVIPLYTAECRTCKFCMSGKTNLCQAIRATQGKGLMPDGTTRFSKDGKPIYHYMGTSTFAEHTVVPEISLAKIDPEAPLEKVCLLGCGVTTGIGAVHNTAKVKAGDTVAIFGLGGIGLAAIIGAVQAKAGRIIAIDINPDKFEIAKKLGATDCVNPKDHSKPIQEVIVEMTEGGVDFSFECIGNVNVMRSALECCHKGWGESVIIGVAGAGQEISTRPFQLVTGRVWRGSAFGGVKGRTELPGYVHRFMNDEIDLDTFITHTMPLERINEAFDLMHEGKSIRTVIHF; encoded by the coding sequence ATGAAAACACGCGCCGCAGTGGCCTGGGGTCCAGGCCTTCCACTTTCCATTGAAGAAGTGGATTTGATGCCGCCCCAGAAGGGCGAAGTACTGGTCAAAATTGTGGCCACGGGCGTGTGTCACACCGACGCGTACACTTTGTCAGGCGACGATCCTGAAGGCATTTTCCCGGCGATTCTGGGCCACGAAGGCGCGGGCATCGTGCTGGCGATTGGCGAAGGTGTCACCAGCCTGGCGGTGGGTGACCATGTCATTCCCCTGTACACAGCAGAATGCCGCACGTGCAAGTTTTGCATGTCGGGCAAAACCAACTTGTGTCAGGCCATTCGCGCCACTCAAGGGAAAGGTTTGATGCCCGATGGCACCACACGTTTCTCCAAAGACGGCAAGCCGATTTATCACTACATGGGCACCTCCACCTTTGCAGAACACACAGTAGTACCTGAAATTTCATTGGCCAAAATCGATCCCGAAGCACCGTTGGAAAAGGTGTGCCTGCTGGGTTGCGGTGTGACCACCGGCATTGGCGCTGTGCACAACACGGCCAAGGTCAAGGCGGGTGACACCGTGGCCATTTTCGGCCTGGGCGGTATTGGCTTGGCAGCCATCATCGGCGCAGTGCAAGCCAAAGCCGGCCGAATTATTGCCATCGACATCAACCCGGACAAGTTCGAGATTGCCAAAAAGCTGGGTGCCACAGACTGCGTGAATCCGAAAGACCACAGCAAGCCCATTCAGGAAGTGATTGTTGAAATGACCGAAGGTGGTGTGGACTTTTCTTTTGAATGCATAGGCAACGTCAATGTGATGCGTTCAGCACTGGAATGCTGCCACAAGGGCTGGGGTGAATCAGTCATTATCGGCGTGGCCGGTGCTGGGCAGGAAATTTCAACACGTCCGTTCCAGCTTGTGACTGGTCGAGTGTGGCGTGGTAGTGCATTTGGTGGAGTGAAAGGACGCACTGAATTGCCCGGTTACGTACACCGTTTCATGAATGATGAAATTGACCTGGACACATTTATCACGCACACCATGCCGCTTGAGCGCATTAACGAAGCTTTCGATTTAATGCACGAAGGCAAGTCCATTCGCACTGTGATTCATTTCTGA